The following coding sequences lie in one Anaerobranca gottschalkii DSM 13577 genomic window:
- a CDS encoding putative manganese transporter yields MIIDIIELILDSMEGAFIEVGVFVGAVLLFFGYINYKKSGEFIKNIERSKKFQPIIGGLLGLTPGCGGAIFVIPLFFKRSVTFGTVVATLMTTMGDAAFVMIATRPLDYLIVSALMFIVGVTTGYLVDLTPLGNNILKKFERRMLILMGARSKKEEISPLTTTEKITSKFLNYGFWFLISFGLILGILNMMQIDINELFIPN; encoded by the coding sequence ATGATTATAGATATTATTGAACTAATATTAGATAGTATGGAAGGTGCTTTTATTGAAGTTGGGGTTTTTGTCGGTGCTGTATTATTATTTTTTGGATATATAAATTATAAAAAATCTGGGGAGTTTATTAAAAATATAGAGAGATCAAAAAAATTTCAACCGATAATTGGAGGACTATTAGGTCTTACCCCTGGTTGTGGTGGAGCTATTTTTGTTATACCACTATTTTTCAAAAGAAGTGTAACCTTTGGTACAGTAGTAGCTACCCTTATGACCACTATGGGTGATGCTGCTTTCGTAATGATAGCAACAAGACCCTTAGATTATTTAATTGTTAGTGCCTTGATGTTTATTGTCGGTGTAACAACAGGTTATTTGGTAGACCTTACCCCTTTAGGAAACAATATTTTAAAAAAATTTGAACGGAGGATGTTGATTTTAATGGGGGCACGGAGCAAAAAGGAAGAAATTTCCCCTTTAACCACTACAGAAAAAATTACTTCTAAATTTCTAAACTATGGATTTTGGTTCCTAATAAGCTTCGGTTTAATCCTAGGTATTTTAAATATGATGCAAATAGACATCAATGAATTATTTATCCCAAAT
- the mntR gene encoding transcriptional regulator MntR produces the protein MEKNNFHTVRGYEVLLKNKNLLTSSMEDYLEMIYRIQKEKGLVRVKTLAEKLNVRDSSVTKMVQKLGSINLINYEKYGIVKLTEEGEQIGEYLLKRHIIVEEFLKVITNDEIKLMDVEMIEHNLDPKLLEHLNQLILFFENNPDVKERFSEFKRKNK, from the coding sequence ATGGAAAAGAATAATTTTCATACTGTAAGGGGTTATGAGGTTTTACTTAAAAACAAAAATTTGTTAACATCTAGCATGGAAGATTACCTAGAGATGATTTATCGTATTCAAAAAGAAAAAGGTTTAGTAAGGGTAAAAACTTTAGCAGAAAAATTAAATGTCCGGGATTCCTCTGTAACAAAAATGGTTCAAAAATTAGGAAGTATTAATCTTATAAATTATGAAAAATATGGTATAGTAAAATTGACTGAGGAAGGGGAGCAAATTGGAGAATATCTGTTAAAACGTCATATAATTGTCGAAGAATTTTTGAAAGTAATAACTAATGATGAAATTAAACTTATGGATGTGGAAATGATAGAACATAATTTGGATCCTAAACTTTTAGAGCATTTAAACCAACTAATTCTTTTTTTTGAAAACAATCCTGATGTTAAGGAAAGATTTTCAGAGTTTAAAAGAAAAAATAAGTAG